One Nitrospina watsonii DNA segment encodes these proteins:
- the cysK gene encoding cysteine synthase A, whose protein sequence is MLEKFKVRSENSLDLIGGTPLVKLNRVVPSHGASIWAKVESNNPGGSVKDRIALAMIEDAEKKGLIQPGATIVEPTSGNTGIGLSLVGAFKGYEVVLVMSENMSMERRLLLESFGATLELSRAEFGMQGTIERAEELVAEHPDFFMPQQFNNPANPEIHRQTTGPEIISAMEGDKVDAFIAGIGTGGTITGAGEALKAHYSDTKIIGVEPATSAVLSGRAAGPHKIQGIGAGFKPKVLNLDIVDDIRPISDDDAFRYVQRLAKEEGLLTGISSGAALCAAFKVAEDLGPGKNVVVILPDTGERYFSFYQYF, encoded by the coding sequence ATGTTGGAAAAATTCAAGGTTAGATCAGAAAACTCACTGGATTTGATCGGCGGCACGCCTTTGGTGAAGCTCAACCGCGTGGTGCCGTCCCATGGCGCCAGCATCTGGGCGAAAGTGGAGTCGAACAACCCGGGCGGCAGCGTGAAAGACCGCATCGCCCTGGCCATGATCGAAGACGCCGAGAAAAAGGGATTGATCCAGCCCGGCGCGACCATTGTCGAACCCACCAGCGGCAACACGGGCATTGGCCTGTCGCTGGTCGGCGCGTTCAAGGGATACGAAGTCGTGCTCGTGATGTCGGAAAACATGAGCATGGAGCGGCGCTTGCTGCTGGAAAGTTTCGGTGCCACGCTGGAACTCAGCCGTGCCGAGTTCGGCATGCAGGGCACCATCGAGCGGGCCGAAGAACTGGTGGCGGAGCATCCGGATTTTTTCATGCCGCAGCAGTTCAACAACCCGGCCAACCCGGAGATCCACCGTCAGACCACCGGGCCGGAGATCATCTCCGCCATGGAAGGCGACAAGGTGGACGCGTTCATTGCGGGCATCGGCACCGGCGGCACCATCACCGGCGCGGGCGAAGCGTTGAAGGCGCATTACAGCGACACGAAAATCATCGGGGTGGAGCCGGCGACGTCGGCGGTGCTGTCCGGCAGAGCGGCAGGGCCGCACAAGATTCAGGGCATCGGCGCGGGATTCAAACCCAAGGTGCTGAATCTCGACATTGTGGACGACATCCGTCCCATCTCGGACGACGACGCGTTCCGCTATGTCCAACGGTTGGCCAAGGAAGAAGGCCTGCTGACCGGTATTTCCTCCGGCGCGGCGTTGTGCGCGGCGTTCAAGGTGGCCGAGGACCTGGGCCCCGGCAAAAATGTGGTGGTCATTCTCCCCGATACGGGTGAACGCTATTTCAGTTTTTATCAATACTTCTAG
- the thrC gene encoding threonine synthase, with amino-acid sequence MGYVKGLRCKECGKNYDKLPIHVCEYCFGPLEVDYDYEGISKVISRKSIQDGPPSMWRYQPLLPIDGEPQVGRYTGFTPMIEAKNLAKALGLKKVYVKNDSVNHPTFSFKDRVVSVAVTKAKEFGFDTISCASTGNLANSVSAHAAEAGLKSCIFIPEGLERGKILCTQVYGTQLIAVRGSYDDVNRLCSEIAATHQWAFVNINIRPYYGDGSKSYGYEIAEQLGWRTPDNVVVPVAGSSLITKIWKAFHEFKDLGLIDKVNTKVFAAQATGCSPVTTAIKNGWDTHKPVKPNTIAKSIAIGNPADGYYGIKTTRESGGWGDDVTDEQVVEGMKLLAETEGVFTETAGGVTVAVTKKLVEQGRIKPDELTVICVTGNGLKTLEALDDQYAMPAVIEPNIHGFEEVYSNGITV; translated from the coding sequence ATGGGATACGTCAAAGGTTTACGTTGCAAAGAATGCGGTAAGAATTACGACAAGCTGCCGATCCATGTCTGCGAATACTGTTTCGGTCCGCTCGAAGTCGATTACGATTACGAAGGCATCAGCAAGGTCATCAGCCGGAAATCGATCCAGGACGGCCCGCCTTCCATGTGGCGGTACCAGCCGCTGCTGCCGATCGACGGCGAGCCCCAGGTCGGCCGCTACACCGGCTTCACGCCGATGATCGAAGCCAAGAACCTGGCGAAAGCGCTCGGCCTCAAAAAGGTGTATGTGAAGAACGACTCGGTCAACCATCCGACCTTTTCCTTTAAAGACCGGGTGGTGTCCGTGGCGGTGACCAAGGCGAAGGAATTCGGGTTCGACACCATCTCCTGCGCCTCCACCGGCAACCTGGCCAACTCGGTATCGGCGCACGCGGCGGAAGCCGGGCTCAAGAGCTGCATCTTCATCCCCGAAGGGCTGGAACGCGGCAAGATCCTGTGCACGCAGGTGTACGGCACCCAGCTCATCGCCGTGCGCGGCAGTTACGACGACGTCAACCGCCTGTGCAGCGAAATCGCCGCCACGCACCAGTGGGCCTTCGTGAACATCAACATCCGCCCCTACTACGGCGACGGATCGAAGTCGTACGGCTACGAAATCGCCGAACAGCTCGGCTGGAGAACGCCGGACAACGTGGTCGTCCCCGTTGCAGGCAGTTCGCTGATCACCAAAATCTGGAAAGCGTTCCACGAGTTCAAAGACCTCGGCCTGATCGACAAGGTCAACACCAAGGTGTTCGCGGCGCAGGCGACGGGATGCTCGCCGGTGACGACGGCGATCAAGAACGGCTGGGACACGCACAAGCCGGTGAAGCCCAACACCATCGCCAAATCCATCGCCATCGGCAACCCGGCGGACGGGTATTACGGCATCAAGACCACCCGCGAGAGCGGTGGCTGGGGTGATGACGTCACCGACGAACAGGTGGTCGAAGGCATGAAGCTGCTGGCGGAGACGGAAGGCGTGTTCACCGAAACCGCAGGCGGCGTCACCGTTGCAGTCACGAAGAAACTGGTCGAGCAGGGACGCATCAAGCCCGACGAGTTGACCGTGATCTGCGTCACCGGAAAC
- a CDS encoding KAP family P-loop NTPase fold protein, with protein sequence MLKRLKPIEIPRGPEEDPFLNDKLGRKQIAGNLRKIITTSDDSLVLSVNAPWGFGKTTFVEMWRQELKNQGYPSIYFNAWEYDYATNPFYSFLGEIQGIVDGMELDPEKKGEVRKIKDKLVKNAGKMFRKSIPLFLRFGTGGLLSLDEKIERDISKALESYVEEAINDYQEEKKTIESFKKNLEKFGKEFIRLNEAYKPPIIIFVDELDRCRPNYAIELLENIKHLFSVEGYVFVLSLDREQLAHSVKSVYGEGMDADGYLRRFIDLEFNMPVPEVGKFCKFLLVDYFKINQYLVNKYGQNKGGSISSELEYLFLGFSRSFNLSLRSMGQICGYLSLVIKLIDEEDVWGATLFLLLLKVNNPEVLRKIKNNQVSGKELLDIFESKIGDNEFLINSHWVHVKAFLLCLDLNPDEVDQEANRLGDRGNQTHYRSAADNALKESMRLLRNVKGRKNNYINLIEFVGEFQV encoded by the coding sequence ATGTTAAAGAGACTCAAGCCCATTGAAATTCCTAGAGGACCCGAGGAAGATCCTTTTCTTAATGACAAGCTTGGCCGCAAGCAAATTGCTGGCAACCTCAGGAAAATTATAACCACTTCAGATGATTCCTTGGTTTTAAGCGTAAATGCTCCTTGGGGGTTTGGGAAAACGACCTTTGTCGAAATGTGGAGGCAGGAACTAAAAAACCAAGGATACCCGTCGATTTATTTCAACGCTTGGGAATATGATTATGCAACGAACCCATTTTATTCTTTTTTGGGAGAAATTCAGGGGATTGTGGATGGCATGGAGTTGGATCCAGAAAAGAAGGGAGAAGTACGGAAGATAAAGGATAAGCTGGTTAAAAATGCGGGGAAAATGTTTAGAAAATCGATTCCTTTATTCTTACGTTTTGGGACAGGTGGGTTGTTGAGTCTCGATGAAAAGATCGAAAGAGATATATCGAAAGCTTTAGAAAGCTATGTAGAGGAAGCAATCAATGATTATCAGGAAGAAAAGAAAACAATCGAAAGCTTCAAGAAAAACCTGGAAAAGTTCGGTAAGGAGTTCATCAGGCTTAATGAAGCCTACAAGCCACCAATTATTATTTTCGTAGATGAGCTTGATCGATGCCGACCAAATTATGCAATTGAGCTTTTAGAAAATATAAAGCATTTGTTCAGTGTTGAGGGTTATGTTTTTGTGTTGAGCTTGGATAGGGAGCAGTTAGCCCATTCGGTAAAATCTGTTTATGGGGAGGGGATGGATGCGGATGGCTATTTAAGGCGGTTTATTGATCTTGAATTCAATATGCCGGTTCCAGAGGTAGGCAAGTTTTGCAAATTTCTATTGGTCGATTATTTTAAAATAAACCAATATTTGGTTAATAAGTATGGGCAAAATAAAGGTGGAAGCATATCGAGCGAATTGGAATATTTGTTTCTGGGATTTTCCAGAAGTTTCAACTTGAGTTTAAGAAGCATGGGGCAAATTTGCGGTTATTTAAGCTTAGTTATTAAGCTGATAGACGAGGAAGATGTTTGGGGGGCAACACTTTTTCTTTTGTTGTTAAAAGTAAATAATCCGGAAGTTTTAAGAAAGATAAAGAATAATCAAGTTTCTGGGAAAGAGCTTCTTGATATTTTTGAAAGTAAGATAGGCGACAATGAATTTTTGATTAATTCACACTGGGTTCATGTTAAGGCATTTTTGCTTTGTTTGGATTTGAATCCAGATGAGGTAGATCAAGAGGCAAATAGATTAGGTGATAGGGGTAATCAGACTCACTATAGGAGTGCGGCAGACAACGCATTAAAAGAATCCATGCGCTTGTTGCGAAATGTTAAAGGTAGAAAGAATAATTACATAAACTTGATAGAGTTTGTTGGAGAGTTTCAAGTTTAG